In a single window of the Caldalkalibacillus uzonensis genome:
- a CDS encoding AAA family ATPase, producing MELMELASQFEQRYDYETLEKAKQLHKEFLSRFPRENLSSLSLEEYALGYKKKDSLCWWLEYHTSPLGSIKGGFAGKHIIYYSTKDQEWKYPDHFDSVEQAWQQLRHDICELLDAYDQLPSEGISPDSLVFNANMLKGKLLFLYHPDKFLPIYKAKHLHAILSALNVPENEWKGKDTIECNLLLKNVVNELEPLNKWHPVKLMAFLWHVVITDEKYYKIAPGENASLWSQFLKEGLISVGWNEVGDLTQYPDYEEFKTAFLKHHFHTGTPNNAKANELWEFYNLQPGDKVIANQGTSKILGIGTVTKGYEYREDLSPYKHVVYVQWDTVYDPPLSIPKQDYWAFATLREVSKKEVLKWTKHREQHSGIDAENYTEEEELFFTKLEKALERKGQCILYGPSGTGKTYLAKRYIQWKNEKEELLTSEGKQSQKLWMMIASVRHDFQWEDILTNGGTIDFELKSVKRNFRLAQKGDKVLCYKGGGNERCFVGLAEIDQPFDGQKLRVKGLYAFKQPIPFEEVKDIREYQQTQAGRMGNRGTMFELSESFSEWLVNYLLEIEDEEAVQYLSETRNTNMDVCTFHPSFTYEDFIEGFKPIANNHGQVLFNLQDGILKTLCKKAEENPDQPYFLIIDEINRGNVPKIFGEIITLLEKDKRGMKVTLPQSKETFTIPENVYIIGTMNTSDRSIKMMDAALKRRFAFIECMPRYELIDQTIDQLGLSPKDILEQINEKLVAMGGRDKQIGHAYFMKDGQPVATVEDLKEIYELDIIPLVQDYCFDDYERLASIVGPSFVDTEVMDINRSIFTEPDDVFIAALNEHFKG from the coding sequence ATGGAACTGATGGAGTTGGCTTCTCAATTTGAGCAAAGATACGATTATGAAACACTTGAAAAAGCAAAACAGTTACATAAAGAATTTTTATCCCGTTTTCCTCGCGAGAATCTCTCTTCCCTCAGTCTGGAGGAATATGCCCTTGGCTATAAGAAGAAAGATTCGTTATGTTGGTGGCTGGAATACCATACAAGCCCGTTAGGCAGCATCAAAGGAGGATTTGCCGGCAAGCATATTATCTATTACAGCACCAAGGATCAGGAATGGAAGTATCCGGATCACTTCGATTCTGTGGAGCAGGCTTGGCAACAACTACGACATGATATATGTGAGCTTCTTGACGCATATGATCAGTTACCCTCAGAAGGTATTAGTCCGGACAGCTTAGTTTTTAACGCTAATATGTTAAAAGGGAAGCTGCTCTTTCTCTATCACCCCGATAAATTTTTACCCATTTACAAGGCCAAACACTTGCATGCCATTTTGTCTGCACTTAACGTTCCAGAGAATGAATGGAAAGGTAAAGATACCATCGAATGCAATCTTTTGCTCAAAAATGTTGTAAATGAGTTAGAACCCTTAAATAAGTGGCATCCGGTTAAACTGATGGCTTTCTTATGGCATGTTGTCATAACAGATGAAAAGTACTACAAAATTGCACCTGGTGAAAATGCTAGTCTATGGTCTCAATTCTTGAAGGAAGGTTTGATCTCAGTAGGATGGAACGAGGTAGGGGATTTGACGCAGTATCCCGATTATGAGGAATTTAAAACAGCTTTTCTTAAACATCATTTCCACACTGGCACCCCAAACAATGCTAAGGCCAATGAATTATGGGAATTCTACAACTTACAGCCGGGAGATAAGGTTATTGCAAATCAAGGGACTTCTAAAATTCTGGGCATAGGCACAGTAACCAAAGGATATGAATACCGGGAGGATCTTAGCCCATACAAACACGTTGTCTATGTACAGTGGGATACAGTATATGATCCCCCTCTTTCCATACCCAAACAAGACTACTGGGCTTTTGCGACTTTACGTGAAGTGTCTAAAAAAGAGGTGCTCAAGTGGACGAAACATCGAGAGCAACACAGTGGTATTGATGCGGAAAACTATACTGAGGAAGAAGAACTATTTTTCACAAAGCTGGAAAAAGCCCTTGAAAGAAAAGGTCAGTGCATACTGTATGGGCCCTCCGGAACCGGTAAAACATACTTGGCCAAGCGTTACATTCAGTGGAAAAACGAGAAAGAAGAGCTGCTGACGAGTGAAGGAAAGCAATCTCAGAAACTATGGATGATGATCGCGTCTGTCCGCCATGATTTTCAGTGGGAAGATATACTGACCAACGGAGGCACGATAGACTTTGAACTCAAAAGTGTAAAACGTAATTTTCGTCTGGCCCAAAAAGGTGATAAAGTGCTGTGCTATAAAGGTGGGGGAAATGAACGATGCTTTGTAGGTTTGGCTGAAATTGATCAGCCTTTTGACGGGCAGAAGTTAAGGGTTAAAGGTTTGTATGCCTTTAAACAGCCAATTCCTTTTGAAGAGGTCAAAGACATAAGGGAGTACCAACAAACACAAGCCGGTCGGATGGGGAACCGGGGAACGATGTTTGAGTTAAGTGAGAGTTTCTCTGAATGGCTCGTTAATTATCTCCTGGAAATCGAAGATGAAGAGGCTGTTCAATATTTAAGTGAAACGCGCAATACCAATATGGATGTATGTACGTTTCATCCCTCCTTCACCTACGAAGATTTCATTGAAGGGTTTAAGCCAATAGCTAACAATCATGGGCAAGTTCTGTTTAACCTGCAAGATGGCATCTTAAAAACTTTATGTAAAAAAGCGGAAGAAAACCCGGATCAACCATATTTTCTGATCATAGATGAAATTAACCGGGGCAATGTGCCCAAAATTTTCGGGGAGATTATCACCCTTCTGGAAAAAGATAAGCGGGGTATGAAAGTAACCTTACCCCAGAGTAAAGAAACATTTACAATCCCCGAGAATGTATATATCATCGGCACAATGAACACCTCTGATCGAAGTATTAAGATGATGGATGCAGCCTTAAAGCGGCGCTTTGCTTTCATTGAGTGTATGCCTCGCTATGAATTGATTGATCAAACCATTGATCAACTGGGCTTAAGTCCAAAAGACATTTTAGAACAAATTAATGAAAAGTTAGTGGCCATGGGAGGCAGAGACAAACAAATCGGTCATGCCTATTTTATGAAAGATGGCCAGCCTGTTGCTACTGTGGAGGACTTGAAGGAAATATACGAGCTAGACATTATCCCTCTTGTTCAGGACTACTGTTTTGATGATTATGAACGACTGGCCAGTATCGTCGGTCCTAGTTTTGTGGATACCGAAGTCATGGATATTAACCGTTCCATTTTTACGGAGCCCGATGATGTATTTATTGCTGCTCTAAATGAACATTTCAAAGGATAG
- a CDS encoding McrC family protein, translating into MKQICYLSEYSELHVAGYRLSIAERDYLSRLSATANGQNQEVKLYFDELRTGVRFRSTSWVGVIELEGVRLVITPKFNKGFQSLIDMICFVEQLPFHQWDETEAEWGRHQLMELFVRLYLIELEKLMEIGIVKEYVTEEDNLTRLRGRPDFMKQLQHNFALAHRLYCRYDELATNIPENQVILKGLTLAQQLDLYPATQKKVHQYRTEWEQWCEPYRGEQLPPFHYHRLNAHYEKVHKLTSYLFKSMAVNNLYRFEESAYYSLLIDMNELFERFVVGLLKQYLPARYKVTASKRITTAIMADGSSYRHIIPDMIVTDQETGDHSVLDTKYKNYGERKVETADIFQLNFYAQYFHHHIEKPHRAIIVYPKFSGVNTQPLQIRLLPDTFHQGVLAVKPIGIEECLTDIKDREVKKLERKVWTLVD; encoded by the coding sequence ATGAAACAAATCTGTTATCTCAGTGAATACAGTGAGTTGCATGTAGCCGGTTACCGGCTGTCCATCGCGGAAAGGGATTATTTATCCAGGTTGTCAGCCACTGCTAATGGGCAAAATCAGGAAGTTAAACTTTATTTTGATGAGTTGAGGACTGGTGTCAGATTCCGCTCTACCAGCTGGGTGGGGGTGATTGAACTGGAAGGCGTTAGACTTGTGATCACCCCCAAATTTAACAAAGGGTTTCAGTCACTGATCGATATGATTTGTTTTGTGGAACAGCTTCCGTTTCATCAGTGGGATGAAACGGAAGCTGAATGGGGTCGACATCAGTTGATGGAACTTTTTGTCCGCCTCTATCTGATTGAACTAGAAAAACTGATGGAGATCGGCATAGTGAAAGAGTATGTCACCGAAGAGGACAATTTGACCCGGTTGCGGGGAAGACCTGATTTTATGAAACAGTTGCAGCACAACTTTGCTTTGGCCCATCGTCTGTATTGCCGCTATGATGAACTAGCGACCAACATCCCGGAAAATCAGGTTATCTTAAAGGGACTGACATTGGCTCAGCAGCTCGATCTATATCCAGCAACACAGAAGAAAGTCCACCAATACCGAACAGAATGGGAGCAATGGTGTGAACCGTATCGAGGAGAGCAGCTGCCCCCGTTTCACTATCATCGGTTAAACGCTCATTATGAAAAAGTGCATAAACTCACTTCATATTTATTTAAAAGTATGGCTGTCAACAACCTGTACCGCTTTGAGGAAAGCGCTTATTATAGTCTGCTAATTGATATGAACGAGTTATTTGAACGGTTTGTGGTGGGACTCTTAAAGCAATACTTACCGGCAAGGTATAAGGTGACAGCATCTAAAAGAATCACCACAGCGATCATGGCTGATGGCAGCAGTTACAGGCATATCATTCCTGATATGATCGTGACGGATCAGGAGACAGGGGATCACAGCGTGCTGGACACTAAATATAAAAACTATGGCGAGCGGAAGGTGGAAACTGCAGATATCTTCCAGCTCAACTTTTATGCCCAGTACTTTCACCATCATATTGAAAAGCCGCATAGGGCAATCATTGTCTATCCCAAGTTTTCAGGGGTGAATACACAACCTCTGCAAATTCGTTTGTTACCTGATACTTTCCATCAGGGAGTTCTTGCAGTCAAGCCGATTGGTATCGAGGAGTGTTTAACAGATATAAAGGATAGGGAAGTCAAGAAATTAGAGAGGAAAGTTTGGACGTTAGTAGACTAA
- a CDS encoding restriction endonuclease subunit S: MSELLKHLHDAVQTEEDVDLLREKILDLAFRGKLVPQDPNDEPVTVLLEKIQKEKEQLIREKIIRRPKKLLPIKKEEIPYKIPESWVWVRLGDIGLINPRSNIEDSIEVSFIPMKLIHDGFSNKYSYKVKKWCTVKKGYTHVREGDVVVAKITPCFENRKSAVLSKLVNGYGAATTELHVFRPLHFSLIIPEYILFLFKTKLFIDKGVSTYTGTAGQQRVSKSFFEDTLVPLPPFNEQKRIVTKVDELMALCDELVERIKQKNNTSSVFNKTVFTRIQDTNNTEVENDIRFVLEHMDSLVHTKEDVQMLRNSILSLATRGKLVPQDPSDEPASVLLEKIQEEKERFIKEKKMRRQKALPTIKDEEIPYKIPESWEWVRLDDITLIRRGASPRPIKSFITEDENGVPWIKIGDAEKSNKYITSTKEKITKEGAKKSVYLTSGSLIMSNSMSFGKAYILGINGCIHDGWLSFQVFKKYVNNEWLLYFLNGSFKQFEKKAVGTGVKNLNIDRVRATLIPVPPFNEQKRIVAKVDELMKICDELEKRIEEYEKSHSTLIRAILAS; this comes from the coding sequence ATGAGTGAATTATTAAAACACTTACATGATGCTGTGCAAACAGAAGAAGATGTTGATCTACTAAGGGAAAAGATTTTGGATTTAGCCTTTAGGGGGAAATTAGTGCCTCAAGACCCTAACGATGAACCCGTAACTGTATTACTTGAAAAGATTCAAAAGGAAAAAGAGCAGTTGATTAGAGAAAAAATAATTCGTCGGCCAAAAAAGTTGCTACCAATAAAAAAAGAGGAAATTCCCTACAAAATACCCGAGAGTTGGGTATGGGTGAGGTTAGGTGATATAGGATTAATAAATCCTCGCAGCAATATAGAAGATAGTATTGAAGTATCATTTATCCCAATGAAACTTATTCATGATGGGTTTAGTAATAAATATTCATATAAAGTTAAAAAATGGTGTACTGTAAAAAAAGGGTATACTCATGTGAGAGAAGGAGATGTGGTGGTTGCAAAAATAACCCCGTGCTTTGAAAATAGAAAATCTGCAGTCTTATCTAAGCTTGTTAATGGATATGGAGCAGCTACCACTGAGTTGCATGTTTTTAGACCTTTACATTTTAGTTTAATAATCCCAGAATACATCTTATTTTTATTTAAGACTAAACTTTTTATAGATAAAGGAGTATCTACGTATACCGGTACTGCTGGACAACAACGAGTTTCTAAGTCATTTTTTGAAGATACATTAGTCCCACTTCCTCCATTCAACGAACAAAAACGTATTGTAACTAAAGTTGATGAACTAATGGCTTTGTGTGATGAACTGGTTGAAAGGATAAAGCAAAAGAATAACACATCATCTGTGTTCAATAAAACGGTTTTCACTCGGATTCAGGATACGAATAATACCGAGGTAGAAAACGATATCCGGTTTGTCCTTGAACATATGGATTCTTTAGTACACACAAAAGAGGACGTACAAATGTTACGTAACAGTATATTAAGTCTCGCTACGCGAGGAAAACTTGTACCACAAGATCCGAGTGACGAGCCTGCGTCTGTGTTGCTTGAGAAGATTCAAGAAGAAAAAGAGCGGTTTATAAAAGAGAAGAAAATGCGTCGCCAAAAAGCGTTGCCTACGATTAAAGATGAGGAGATTCCCTATAAGATACCGGAGAGTTGGGAATGGGTACGATTAGACGATATAACTCTGATTAGAAGAGGTGCTTCTCCCAGACCTATTAAAAGTTTTATTACAGAAGATGAAAATGGGGTTCCGTGGATTAAAATTGGGGATGCAGAAAAAAGTAATAAATACATTACATCAACTAAAGAAAAAATCACTAAAGAAGGAGCAAAAAAATCTGTATATTTAACATCAGGCTCGTTAATTATGTCAAACAGTATGAGTTTTGGAAAAGCCTATATTCTTGGTATTAATGGTTGTATTCATGATGGATGGCTGTCTTTTCAAGTATTTAAGAAATATGTAAACAACGAATGGTTGCTTTATTTTTTAAATGGTAGTTTTAAACAATTTGAAAAAAAAGCAGTTGGGACAGGTGTAAAAAACTTAAACATTGATCGAGTACGAGCCACATTAATTCCTGTTCCCCCATTCAACGAACAAAAACGTATTGTAGCCAAAGTTGATGAGCTTATGAAAATTTGTGATGAACTAGAAAAACGAATTGAGGAGTACGAGAAATCCCATAGCACCCTTATTAGAGCAATATTAGCATCCTAA
- a CDS encoding type I restriction-modification system subunit M gives MSITTIIKSIQDIMRKDVGVDGDAQRIAQLVWMIFLKILDDKEQELEILDDHYQSPIPEELRWRNWAADDEGMTGDELLDFVNNKLFPGLKELPDVIEGTRGFIIREVFEDTFNYMKSGTLIRQVINKIDEIDFNSSEDRHLFNDFYESFLKDLQSAGNAGEYYTPRAVTQFMVDMIDPKLGETVLDPACGTGGFLVCALEHLKKQADTVEKRKILDETILGVEKKPLPHILAMTNLILHDIEIPKLRRDNSLSYPLRDIRAQDKVDIILTNPPFGGEEEDGIQANFPAAFQTKETADLFMALILAKLKDNGRAAVVLPDGFLFGEGVKTRLKERLVEECNLHTIVRLPNGVFNPYTGIKTNLLFFEKGKPTDEIWYFEHPYPEGQKSYSKTKPIRIEEFELEKQWWNNREENEYAWKVSIEEIKERNYNLDIKNPYSQEQELLSPEEAYEQYQNALKRVKETKQKLADELATIIGRVSV, from the coding sequence ATGAGCATCACAACAATCATCAAGTCGATTCAAGATATAATGCGAAAGGATGTAGGCGTTGATGGCGATGCCCAGCGGATCGCCCAGTTAGTGTGGATGATCTTTTTAAAGATATTAGACGATAAAGAGCAAGAGTTGGAAATACTGGACGATCATTATCAGTCACCTATTCCGGAAGAATTAAGATGGCGAAATTGGGCTGCTGATGATGAAGGCATGACCGGAGATGAATTACTTGATTTTGTGAATAATAAACTTTTTCCCGGTTTAAAAGAATTACCTGATGTAATAGAAGGCACTCGTGGATTTATAATACGTGAAGTGTTTGAAGATACATTTAACTATATGAAATCTGGGACACTCATCCGGCAAGTGATCAATAAAATAGACGAAATCGACTTTAATAGCTCAGAGGATCGCCATCTATTCAACGATTTTTATGAATCATTTTTAAAAGATCTACAGAGTGCAGGCAATGCAGGAGAATATTATACACCTCGTGCGGTCACTCAATTTATGGTTGATATGATAGATCCTAAACTGGGAGAAACGGTGTTAGACCCGGCTTGTGGTACGGGTGGGTTTCTCGTATGCGCACTAGAACATCTCAAGAAACAAGCGGATACAGTTGAGAAACGTAAGATATTGGATGAAACCATTCTAGGGGTTGAAAAAAAACCTTTACCCCACATTTTGGCGATGACTAATCTTATTCTGCATGATATCGAAATTCCGAAATTAAGAAGAGATAACTCATTAAGTTATCCGTTGCGTGATATTCGTGCTCAGGATAAAGTGGATATTATTTTAACTAATCCTCCGTTTGGTGGCGAAGAAGAGGATGGTATTCAGGCGAATTTCCCTGCCGCTTTTCAAACGAAAGAGACAGCTGATCTATTTATGGCATTAATTCTTGCCAAGCTGAAAGATAATGGGCGAGCTGCTGTAGTATTACCTGACGGGTTCCTGTTTGGTGAAGGTGTCAAAACCCGTTTAAAAGAACGGTTAGTTGAAGAATGCAATTTGCATACCATTGTCCGTTTGCCAAACGGTGTGTTTAATCCTTATACAGGGATCAAAACGAATCTCTTATTTTTTGAAAAAGGTAAGCCCACTGATGAAATCTGGTACTTTGAACATCCGTATCCGGAGGGACAGAAATCTTACTCTAAAACGAAACCGATTCGGATTGAAGAGTTTGAACTAGAAAAACAATGGTGGAATAACCGCGAAGAAAATGAATACGCCTGGAAAGTGAGTATTGAAGAGATTAAAGAGAGAAATTATAACTTAGATATCAAAAATCCTTATTCACAAGAACAGGAATTATTATCTCCCGAAGAAGCATATGAACAGTATCAAAACGCCTTAAAACGTGTAAAAGAAACCAAACAGAAGTTAGCAGATGAACTGGCTACAATTATAGGTAGGGTGAGCGTATGA
- a CDS encoding AbgT family transporter: MISLISLARFSAWVSRSLTNSGTYRFLNVIEIYGNKLPDPVTLFVIIALIILVASALAAMTNVSAINPSTGENIEAVNLLSGEGLVQILTEMVSNFANFPPLGLVLVVMIGVGLAEATELIQALMRRALSSTPPKFVIPAIIFIGMLGNMAGDAAFIVLPPIAAMLLMGLGLNPLAGLIVAYASVAGGFAANLIVNMLDVLVAGFTEVGAQIMDPNYAANPAMNWYFLIVSFLVLVIVATIVTNKFTIPRLGKYDGKVEQMEELTDDEKRGLRWAGWSALIYVAILLVLTLPSNGILRNPETGSLVSGSPLMTGLVPIIMFLFFIPALFYGLGAKTIKNDKDVATMLGKAMVTMGPYIILAFVAAQMIAYFNWSNLGPIIAIKGAEFLQSVGLTGIGLLVGFVLISALINLLVANSSAKWAILAPVFIPMFMILGYDPAFTQMAYRIGDSITNPITPMLPYFAILLSFAKVYQSKIGIGTLMSALLPYSIFFAMAWIILLVIWFFLGLPLGPDGPIFLPS; this comes from the coding sequence ATGATCTCCTTGATATCGTTGGCCCGTTTTTCTGCATGGGTTAGCCGTTCACTGACCAATTCCGGAACATACCGTTTTTTGAATGTGATTGAGATATACGGTAACAAGCTTCCTGATCCTGTAACCTTGTTTGTCATCATTGCCCTTATTATTCTTGTCGCTTCTGCTTTGGCAGCGATGACCAATGTATCTGCTATTAATCCCTCAACAGGAGAAAACATTGAAGCCGTTAACCTCTTATCTGGTGAAGGATTGGTTCAAATTCTGACTGAAATGGTCTCCAACTTTGCCAATTTCCCGCCCCTGGGTCTGGTCTTAGTGGTGATGATCGGGGTTGGTTTGGCTGAAGCAACCGAACTGATTCAGGCGCTTATGAGACGAGCTTTATCAAGCACGCCGCCTAAGTTTGTCATTCCGGCTATTATCTTTATCGGCATGTTAGGCAATATGGCCGGAGACGCAGCCTTTATTGTTTTACCCCCTATTGCCGCCATGCTGCTGATGGGACTTGGCTTAAACCCGCTTGCCGGTCTGATCGTTGCTTATGCCTCAGTAGCTGGGGGATTTGCAGCCAACCTGATTGTGAATATGTTGGATGTGTTAGTGGCCGGTTTCACGGAAGTAGGGGCCCAAATTATGGATCCGAATTATGCGGCTAACCCGGCTATGAACTGGTATTTCTTAATTGTTTCATTCCTTGTCCTCGTGATCGTGGCCACCATTGTCACCAACAAATTTACGATTCCACGTTTAGGGAAATATGACGGTAAAGTGGAGCAAATGGAGGAATTAACAGACGATGAAAAAAGGGGATTGCGCTGGGCTGGCTGGTCAGCACTGATCTATGTTGCCATTCTGCTCGTTTTGACCCTGCCAAGCAACGGCATTCTCCGAAATCCTGAGACGGGATCACTCGTCAGTGGCTCTCCCCTCATGACAGGATTAGTCCCTATCATTATGTTCCTATTCTTCATCCCAGCCTTGTTCTATGGCCTGGGAGCAAAAACGATTAAAAATGACAAAGATGTGGCCACGATGTTAGGTAAAGCCATGGTCACGATGGGGCCATACATCATTCTGGCTTTTGTGGCCGCCCAAATGATCGCTTATTTCAACTGGAGCAACTTAGGGCCGATCATTGCCATTAAAGGAGCAGAATTTTTACAGTCTGTCGGTTTAACTGGTATAGGCTTATTGGTAGGCTTTGTACTCATATCTGCTTTGATCAACTTACTGGTGGCCAACTCTTCGGCCAAATGGGCCATTCTGGCTCCAGTCTTTATACCCATGTTCATGATATTGGGGTATGACCCAGCCTTTACCCAAATGGCTTACCGCATCGGTGATTCCATTACCAATCCGATTACACCCATGCTGCCATATTTTGCGATCCTCCTCTCATTTGCTAAAGTCTATCAGTCAAAAATAGGGATCGGGACATTGATGTCAGCACTGCTTCCGTATTCCATTTTCTTTGCTATGGCCTGGATCATACTCCTGGTGATTTGGTTCTTCTTAGGCCTGCCTTTAGGACCGGATGGCCCGATCTTTCTTCCATCATAA
- the hsdR gene encoding EcoAI/FtnUII family type I restriction enzme subunit R translates to MKGKLTERDVCTKYITPAIQKAGWDIHKQVREEVTFTKGRIVAKGNVYTRKKSKRADYILYYKPNLPIALIEAKDMTHSIGAGMQQALEYAEILDIPFVFSSNGKGFLFHDRTGKSEPLEQEISLDQFPSPEELWDKYRQWKGLQPVEEKIVTYDYYVDGSGKEPRYYQRIAINRTVEAVAKGQNRILLVMATGTGKTYTAFQIIWRLWKSRTKKRILFLADRNILIDQTKANDFKPFKDKMTKIAHRQVDKSFEIYLSLYQGISGAEEEKNIYKQFSPDFFDLVIVDECHRGSAAEDSAWREILEYFSSATQIGLTATPKETKDVSNIHYFGEPIYTYSLKQGIEDGFLAPYRVIRYTIDKDVEGWRPEKGQRDRYGYEIKDRIYNQKDFDRNLIIDERTKLVAKKVTEYLMKTDRFQKTIIFCVNIDHAERMRQAMMNENADLVSQNRKYVMRITGDDEEGKRELDNFIDPGSTYPVIACTSKLMTTGVDAQTCKLIVLDSNINSMTEFKQIIGRGTRVNEEFGKYSFTILDFRNATRLFADPAFDGPPESVYEPGKNDPILPSEENSEDTKGNNDPEESGSDYPVDTGSAGLINEKPRVYVVDNVQIKVLNERVQYIGEDGKLITESLKDYTKKTVQKEYRSLDEFLRKWNETERKEVIIQELMEQGVLLEALQEEVGKDMDPFDLILHVAFDQKPLTRRERAQNVKKQDYFTKYGEQARKVLEALLEKYADSGIENIESMEVLKLPPFNEYGSVVEIIKLFGGKDRYLQAVNELKQNIYSA, encoded by the coding sequence GTGAAAGGCAAACTAACTGAACGTGATGTATGTACGAAGTATATCACGCCCGCCATTCAAAAAGCAGGATGGGATATACACAAACAAGTCAGAGAAGAAGTGACCTTTACCAAAGGTCGGATAGTGGCCAAAGGCAACGTATATACACGAAAAAAATCTAAACGAGCAGACTATATTCTTTATTACAAACCGAATCTTCCCATTGCTCTCATTGAAGCAAAGGATATGACTCATTCTATTGGTGCCGGTATGCAACAGGCCTTAGAATATGCTGAGATATTGGATATCCCGTTTGTGTTTAGTTCTAACGGAAAGGGATTTTTATTTCATGATCGTACCGGTAAAAGCGAGCCTCTCGAACAAGAGATATCGTTGGACCAATTCCCGTCACCCGAAGAACTGTGGGATAAGTATCGACAATGGAAGGGTTTGCAACCAGTTGAAGAGAAGATCGTCACTTATGACTATTATGTTGATGGTAGTGGTAAAGAACCTCGGTATTACCAACGCATTGCCATTAATCGAACTGTAGAAGCGGTGGCTAAGGGGCAAAATCGTATTTTACTAGTAATGGCGACTGGAACAGGAAAAACTTACACTGCATTTCAAATTATTTGGCGTTTATGGAAATCAAGAACGAAAAAACGGATTTTGTTTTTAGCTGATCGCAATATATTAATTGATCAGACTAAGGCCAATGATTTTAAACCTTTTAAAGACAAGATGACGAAGATCGCCCACCGTCAAGTTGATAAATCATTTGAGATCTATTTGTCGCTGTATCAAGGGATTTCTGGAGCAGAAGAAGAGAAAAATATTTATAAGCAATTTTCACCAGACTTTTTTGATTTGGTTATTGTAGACGAGTGTCATCGCGGCAGTGCCGCAGAAGATTCGGCCTGGCGAGAGATTTTAGAGTACTTTTCGTCGGCTACTCAGATAGGGTTGACAGCAACACCAAAAGAAACAAAAGATGTGTCGAACATTCACTACTTTGGTGAACCGATCTATACCTATAGTCTTAAACAAGGGATAGAAGATGGATTTTTGGCCCCTTATCGCGTCATTCGCTACACCATTGATAAAGATGTTGAAGGTTGGAGACCGGAAAAAGGTCAACGAGATAGATATGGTTATGAAATTAAAGACCGTATTTACAATCAGAAGGATTTTGATCGGAATTTAATTATTGATGAACGTACCAAGTTAGTTGCTAAAAAAGTGACAGAGTATTTAATGAAGACGGATCGGTTTCAGAAAACCATTATCTTTTGTGTCAACATAGATCATGCTGAACGGATGCGCCAGGCAATGATGAACGAAAACGCTGATTTGGTTTCACAAAATCGAAAATATGTTATGCGTATTACTGGTGATGATGAAGAGGGTAAAAGGGAACTGGATAACTTTATTGATCCAGGAAGTACCTATCCCGTGATCGCCTGTACATCTAAACTTATGACGACAGGAGTAGATGCTCAAACGTGTAAACTGATCGTTTTAGATTCTAATATTAATTCTATGACCGAATTTAAACAGATTATTGGTCGAGGCACTAGAGTCAATGAGGAATTTGGGAAGTACTCCTTTACGATCTTAGATTTTCGCAACGCTACTCGACTTTTTGCTGATCCCGCTTTTGACGGGCCTCCTGAAAGTGTATATGAACCTGGCAAAAATGATCCTATTCTACCGTCAGAAGAAAATAGCGAAGACACTAAAGGAAATAATGACCCAGAAGAATCTGGATCTGACTACCCAGTAGACACCGGATCAGCAGGTTTGATTAACGAAAAACCAAGAGTATATGTTGTCGATAACGTTCAAATTAAAGTACTTAATGAGAGAGTGCAATATATTGGAGAAGATGGTAAACTCATTACCGAATCTTTAAAGGATTATACTAAAAAAACCGTACAAAAAGAGTATCGTTCACTGGACGAATTTTTGCGTAAATGGAACGAAACAGAACGAAAAGAGGTTATTATACAAGAATTAATGGAACAAGGGGTTCTTCTAGAAGCGTTACAAGAAGAAGTGGGAAAAGATATGGATCCCTTCGATCTGATTTTGCATGTGGCTTTTGATCAAAAACCATTGACCCGTAGAGAACGAGCTCAAAATGTGAAAAAGCAGGATTATTTCACCAAGTACGGGGAGCAAGCCAGAAAGGTATTGGAAGCCTTACTTGAGAAGTATGCTGATTCTGGTATTGAAAACATCGAAAGCATGGAAGTCCTCAAATTGCCTCCCTTTAACGAGTACGGCTCTGTGGTTGAAATTATCAAATTATTCGGTGGTAAAGACCGATATCTACAGGCCGTCAATGAACTTAAACAAAACATCTATTCAGCTTAG